The following proteins come from a genomic window of Gordonia westfalica:
- a CDS encoding VIT1/CCC1 transporter family protein — protein MDPINHEHPNVSGGRVRAATFGAMDGLVTNISLVAGVGGAGADAHTIVLTGVAGLIAGAFSMALGEFTSVSTQNEQLDAEVEVERSEIEKNPRAELRELVEMLTDMGMSEETATTAAHEIHQDPDGAVDVHITQELGVAPSDKPSPWVAAVSSFVMFGIGGIVPLIPYLLGFSSLILGLSVGAVGLLVAGGVAAYVTRHPIARGALRQLCFGVIAAGATYLVGLAIGVPAGG, from the coding sequence ATGGATCCCATCAACCACGAGCATCCGAACGTTTCGGGCGGTCGGGTCCGGGCTGCGACGTTCGGTGCAATGGACGGGCTGGTCACCAACATCAGCCTCGTCGCCGGTGTCGGAGGTGCCGGCGCCGATGCGCACACCATCGTGCTGACCGGTGTAGCCGGCCTCATCGCCGGTGCGTTCTCGATGGCTCTCGGCGAGTTCACCTCGGTGTCGACGCAGAACGAGCAGCTCGACGCCGAGGTCGAGGTCGAACGCAGCGAGATCGAGAAGAACCCGCGCGCCGAGCTCCGGGAACTCGTCGAGATGCTCACCGACATGGGCATGAGCGAGGAGACGGCGACCACCGCGGCGCACGAGATCCATCAGGACCCCGACGGCGCGGTCGACGTCCACATCACCCAGGAACTCGGCGTCGCCCCGTCGGACAAGCCGTCACCGTGGGTGGCGGCGGTCTCGTCGTTCGTGATGTTCGGGATCGGCGGCATCGTGCCGCTGATCCCCTACCTGCTCGGTTTCTCCTCGCTGATCCTCGGGTTGTCGGTGGGTGCCGTCGGACTGCTCGTCGCCGGCGGTGTCGCCGCCTACGTCACCCGCCATCCCATCGCGCGGGGCGCGCTGCGTCAGCTCTGCTTCGGCGTGATCGCCGCCGGCGCCACCTACCTGGTGGGCCTGGCGATCGGTGTCCCCGCGGGCGGCTGA
- the pgm gene encoding phosphoglucomutase (alpha-D-glucose-1,6-bisphosphate-dependent), translating into MAHSRAGTLALPEDLVDVEALERAYHENVPDPSDPLQQVVFGTSGHRGSSFDTAFNEAHILATTQAIVEYRRGAGITGPLFIGFDTHALSIPAWRTALEVLAANEVSVLTAEDDSFTPTPAVSRAILTFNKENPGVLSDGIVVTPSHNPPRDGGFKYNPPTGGPADTAITSVIAARANDLLAAKLDGVKRIPFERARASEYVQDYSFLLGYIEGLGEVVDMKAICDAGIHIGADPLGGASVGYWARLGLRYNLEHLTVVNPTVDPTFSFMTLDTDGKIRMDCSSANAMASLISARDSFDIATGNDADSDRHGIVTPDAGLMNPNHYLAVAIDYLFTHRPQWSAQAAVGKTLVSSSLIDRVVTGIGRPLLEVPVGFKWFVDGLLSGRVAFGGEESAGASFLMFDGTPWSTDKDGIIMALLASEILAVTGKTPSQRYAELAEEYGETSYARIDAPASREQKAVLSKLSPEQVKATELAGEPISAIMTTAPGNGAAIGGLKVTTESAWFAARPSGTEDVYKIYAESFKGPEHLAQVQKEAQQVVDAALGS; encoded by the coding sequence ATGGCGCATTCCCGAGCTGGAACATTGGCCCTGCCCGAAGACCTCGTCGATGTGGAGGCACTCGAGCGTGCCTATCACGAGAACGTCCCCGATCCGTCGGACCCGTTGCAGCAGGTGGTGTTCGGGACCTCTGGTCATCGGGGTTCGAGTTTCGACACCGCATTCAACGAAGCGCATATTCTCGCGACGACCCAGGCGATCGTCGAATACCGGCGCGGCGCCGGAATCACCGGACCCCTGTTCATCGGTTTCGATACCCACGCTTTGTCGATTCCGGCCTGGCGGACCGCGCTCGAGGTTCTCGCCGCGAACGAGGTGTCGGTGTTGACCGCCGAGGACGACTCGTTCACCCCGACTCCCGCGGTCAGCCGCGCCATCCTGACGTTCAACAAGGAGAACCCCGGCGTGCTCTCCGACGGCATCGTGGTGACGCCGTCGCACAACCCGCCACGGGACGGCGGATTCAAGTACAACCCGCCGACCGGTGGCCCGGCCGACACCGCCATCACCTCGGTGATCGCCGCCCGCGCGAACGACCTGCTCGCTGCGAAACTCGACGGGGTCAAGCGGATCCCGTTCGAGCGCGCCCGGGCGAGCGAGTATGTCCAGGACTACTCGTTCCTGCTCGGCTACATCGAAGGCCTCGGCGAGGTCGTCGACATGAAGGCCATCTGCGACGCCGGGATCCACATCGGTGCCGACCCGCTCGGTGGGGCGTCGGTCGGGTACTGGGCCCGACTCGGGCTGCGCTACAACCTCGAACACCTCACCGTCGTCAATCCGACCGTCGACCCGACGTTCTCCTTCATGACGCTCGACACCGACGGCAAGATCCGGATGGACTGCTCCTCGGCGAACGCCATGGCGTCGCTCATCTCGGCACGTGATTCCTTCGACATCGCGACCGGCAACGACGCCGACTCCGACCGCCACGGGATCGTCACGCCCGACGCCGGTCTGATGAACCCGAACCACTACCTCGCGGTCGCCATCGACTACTTGTTCACGCATCGTCCGCAGTGGTCGGCGCAGGCCGCGGTCGGCAAGACACTGGTGTCGTCGTCACTGATCGACCGGGTGGTCACCGGGATCGGGCGGCCCCTCCTGGAGGTGCCGGTCGGATTCAAGTGGTTCGTCGACGGGCTGCTCTCCGGGCGCGTCGCCTTCGGCGGCGAGGAGAGTGCCGGGGCGTCGTTCCTGATGTTCGACGGCACCCCGTGGTCGACGGACAAGGACGGCATCATCATGGCGCTGCTCGCCTCCGAGATCCTGGCCGTCACCGGCAAGACGCCGTCGCAGCGGTACGCCGAACTCGCCGAAGAGTACGGGGAGACCTCCTACGCCCGCATCGACGCACCGGCCTCGCGGGAGCAGAAGGCGGTGCTGTCGAAGCTCTCGCCCGAGCAGGTGAAGGCCACCGAACTCGCCGGTGAACCGATCTCCGCGATCATGACCACCGCACCCGGAAACGGGGCGGCCATCGGCGGTCTGAAGGTCACCACCGAGAGCGCGTGGTTCGCCGCGCGGCCGTCGGGAACCGAGGACGTCTACAAGATCTACGCCGAATCCTTCAAGGGCCCCGAGCATCTTGCGCAGGTCCAGAAGGAGGCGCAGCAGGTGGTCGACGCCGCGCTCGGGAGCTGA
- a CDS encoding alpha/beta fold hydrolase — MPLEANQTMKNPGRPGLFRPAPLSPGMFARRDSAGLIVLVLPGGTDDSRKPFSAWQGSALRMYPFTWSLRLRYGRSVRVHQVRYRVYGWNGEDNSPMLPARAALDEMCRRHPGAPVVAIGHSMGGRVAAQLAADRRVIGVLALAPWWQHADWRHIQPGARVVAVHGDADERTFAKRTRKGIDELSAQGVDAEYINVPDGDHAMLDHVGLWQRSALDFVGERLSALRRA; from the coding sequence GTGCCGTTGGAGGCCAACCAGACCATGAAGAACCCCGGTCGACCCGGCCTGTTTCGGCCCGCCCCGCTCTCCCCCGGCATGTTCGCCCGGCGCGACTCGGCCGGCCTCATCGTCCTGGTGCTGCCCGGTGGCACCGACGACAGCCGCAAGCCGTTCTCCGCGTGGCAGGGGTCGGCACTGCGCATGTATCCGTTCACGTGGTCGCTGAGGCTCCGCTACGGACGGTCGGTGCGTGTGCACCAGGTGCGGTACCGCGTCTACGGGTGGAACGGCGAGGACAACAGCCCGATGCTGCCCGCGCGCGCCGCGCTCGACGAGATGTGCCGCCGCCACCCGGGCGCCCCGGTGGTGGCGATCGGGCATTCGATGGGCGGCCGCGTCGCCGCACAACTCGCCGCCGACCGTCGGGTGATCGGCGTCCTCGCCCTCGCCCCGTGGTGGCAGCACGCCGACTGGCGGCACATCCAGCCCGGCGCCCGCGTGGTGGCGGTCCACGGCGACGCCGACGAGAGAACCTTCGCCAAGCGCACCCGCAAGGGCATCGACGAGTTGTCGGCCCAGGGCGTCGACGCCGAGTACATCAACGTTCCCGATGGGGATCACGCGATGCTCGACCACGTCGGGCTGTGGCAACGCAGCGCTCTCGACTTCGTCGGTGAGCGCCTGTCCGCGCTGCGTCGGGCCTGA
- a CDS encoding long-chain-acyl-CoA synthetase — MVDHAPGTGLLPDIRLADMASGVASLRKDIGTVLRVLPEMLPKPPTTKMSIGKRFQQSVDKYPDRDFLRFEGSSITYREANARANRLADFLTREGVGKGDVVAVLSKNHPDVVIAMLGIVKIGAICGMINFHQRGAVLEHSLGLIDAKVVLYQEDLVEALDSVPQSARPAKEFTFEKLPSLVAPCSPVNPKATESVEVGSTAILIFTSGTTGYPKASKLSHYRWLVAMNGIGGLGIRLRGDDVMYTALPFYHNNALTISLSSVLASGACLAIGKQFSASRFFDELIENDATAFSYIGELCRYLLAQPPKPTDRAHRVRLAVGNGLRPDIWDDFTGRFGIDRIVELYAASEANIGFVNVFGLSKTAGFSPLPYIVVEYDEETGEPLRGPDGRVKKVGRGGTGLLLAQINSRVPFDGYTDPKATEKKIVRDARKKGDRWFNSGDVVRDQGFNHIGFVDRIGDTFRWKGENVATTEVEAVLDAHDSVEEAVVFGVPVPGVDGKAGMAAVSLRDGQEFDAAGFAAHVRDGLPSYAVPLFVRLVPQLEHTSTFKNMRTELRKQAYSETGEDPMFVLSGDTYVEFYPEYVSELSGAKRPA, encoded by the coding sequence GGGGACCGGGCTCTTGCCCGACATCCGTCTCGCCGACATGGCGTCGGGGGTCGCATCGCTGCGCAAGGACATCGGGACCGTTCTGCGTGTGCTGCCGGAGATGCTGCCCAAACCGCCGACGACCAAGATGTCGATCGGCAAGCGCTTCCAGCAGTCCGTCGACAAGTACCCGGACCGCGACTTCCTGCGCTTCGAGGGCTCGTCGATCACCTACCGCGAGGCCAACGCCCGGGCCAACCGCCTCGCCGACTTCCTGACCCGCGAAGGCGTCGGCAAGGGCGACGTCGTGGCGGTGCTGTCGAAGAATCACCCCGACGTCGTGATCGCCATGCTGGGCATCGTCAAGATCGGCGCGATCTGCGGCATGATCAACTTCCATCAGCGCGGCGCGGTGCTCGAGCACAGCCTCGGTCTGATCGACGCCAAGGTCGTTCTCTACCAGGAGGATCTGGTCGAGGCCCTCGACTCGGTGCCGCAGAGTGCCCGTCCGGCAAAGGAATTCACCTTCGAGAAGCTGCCGTCGCTGGTCGCTCCGTGCTCGCCGGTCAATCCGAAGGCCACCGAGTCCGTCGAGGTCGGATCGACCGCGATCCTGATCTTCACCTCCGGTACCACCGGATATCCCAAGGCCAGCAAGCTGAGTCACTACCGCTGGCTGGTGGCGATGAACGGCATCGGCGGCCTCGGTATCCGCCTTCGCGGTGACGACGTGATGTACACGGCGCTGCCCTTCTATCACAACAACGCACTCACGATCTCGCTGTCGTCGGTGCTCGCCTCCGGTGCGTGCCTGGCGATCGGCAAGCAGTTCTCGGCGTCGCGGTTCTTCGACGAACTCATCGAGAACGACGCCACCGCCTTCAGCTACATCGGCGAGCTGTGCCGGTATCTCCTTGCGCAGCCGCCGAAGCCGACCGATCGCGCACACCGCGTGCGGCTCGCCGTCGGCAACGGACTCCGCCCCGATATCTGGGACGACTTCACCGGGCGCTTCGGCATCGACCGCATCGTCGAGCTGTATGCGGCCAGCGAGGCCAACATCGGCTTCGTCAACGTCTTCGGCCTGTCGAAGACGGCCGGCTTCTCGCCGCTGCCGTACATCGTCGTCGAATACGACGAGGAGACCGGCGAGCCGCTGCGCGGACCCGACGGGCGGGTCAAGAAGGTCGGCAGGGGCGGTACGGGACTGCTTCTCGCGCAGATCAACTCGCGCGTCCCCTTCGACGGGTACACCGATCCCAAGGCCACCGAGAAGAAGATCGTCCGCGACGCGCGCAAGAAGGGCGACCGGTGGTTCAACAGCGGTGACGTCGTCCGCGACCAGGGCTTCAACCACATCGGATTCGTCGACCGCATCGGTGACACCTTCCGCTGGAAGGGTGAGAACGTCGCCACGACCGAGGTCGAGGCCGTCCTCGATGCCCACGACTCCGTCGAAGAGGCCGTCGTGTTCGGCGTGCCGGTGCCCGGCGTCGACGGCAAGGCCGGCATGGCGGCCGTGAGCCTCCGGGACGGTCAGGAGTTCGACGCCGCGGGGTTCGCCGCGCACGTCCGCGACGGACTGCCGAGCTACGCGGTGCCGCTGTTCGTGCGGCTCGTGCCCCAGCTCGAACACACGTCGACCTTCAAGAACATGCGCACCGAACTACGGAAGCAGGCCTACTCCGAGACCGGTGAGGACCCGATGTTCGTGCTCTCCGGTGACACCTACGTCGAGTTCTACCCGGAGTACGTGAGCGAACTGTCCGGGGCCAAGCGCCCGGCCTGA